In the genome of Calothrix sp. PCC 6303, the window ATGCCCTCATTGTCGCCATCCGGTTGGGACTAAAGTGACCAATCACCACGTAATCAATTGTGGTTAACTCCAAACAGCGACGTAGGGCTTCTTTATATATATCTGTAAAAGTTTCCGAAGGTGGATCAATAATCGCCGTTTTATCCCCACGAATTACATAGGAATTCGCCGTAGTTCCACGAGAAAGTGCATACTCAATTTCAAATCGTTGTCTTGTCCAACTGCGTGCCCGTAAAACTGTCGTATTAGTGGCAATTGGTAACACTTGCACGTCACGAGGATGTTGATCGGTCATAGTGATTTTGGGTGAAGAGATGAGATAGTTTGGATGAAGAGGCAGGGAGGTAGGGAGGTAGGGAGGTAGGGAGGTAGGGAGGTAGGGAGAGCAGGGGAGCAGGGGAGGTAGGGGGAGCTTAGGCAATATAACGCCCTTTGGGCATACCCTGCGGGAAGCAAGCTACAAGAAAGGCTTTTAGCCTGTCCCCTTGGGACATGAAAACAAGACTTTGAGATTGCTTCCTTGCGTCGCAATGACGTAACTGCGTAGTGATTGCGTTAGTCCTGCCTTGAAAGGAGCCTTTTCTCCCTACTCCCTGCCCCAATTCTTCCCTTATCAGACCATTTAGTAGTAATTACCAACCTTGCGGTGACGAACAGCGGTGACACCATCAGGCTTAGAAACACGACCATCTTGAACGGTACAGTACAAAATCCAATGGTCACTACATTCCATGCTGTCGATAATTTCACATTCCATGTATGCTAAGGCATCTGTGAGGATCGGACAGCCATTTTTAGCGGTTTGGGTCTTGACATCTCCAAAGCGGTCGGCACCGGGTAATAAGCGCTTGAGGAAGTGACGTTTGAGTTCTTTGTAGTTACCTTCTTCTAAGGCGTTGAGGACAAATTTGTCACCAACTTGCATGAAAGATTCAATTGCTCGGTCTTTAGCAATCGCGATGGTAAAACCAAGAGGTTGTAAGCTGGCTTGGGCAACCCAAGATGCTAACATAGCGCTTCTATTACCGTCTTTCTGACTAGTAATGATGTAAAGTCCACTACTAATCCGACCTAGGGCTTTTTCCATATTTACATCAAGGGATTTTACCTGCTTGATGTTACGTTCGCGGACGAGTCTTTGTCCTAAATCGGTTCCTGCCTCTTCACACAATTGATAGGTGTCAGGGTTGGGTGTTTCTCTAATTTTGATGGCAGAGAAACCTTCTTTGATACCCTGTGATGTGAATTTTTGACGGAGACTATCAATTGGTTCATCATCACCACCAAAAGCTTCAAATAAACCCACAAACTGCTTATCTTTGGCGACAGCTAGGAGGGAACTAATACCTGCTTGGGCTGAGATGTTGCTGCTAGGAGGCATTCCGATGACGATTCCAGAAGCACGTCCGGCGAGTTCTTGAATTTCTTGGACATCAGCTGTGGTGATATCCATCACTTCTACACCGATACCTGTTTTCAAGATACCGTGGGAGATGGAATGAGCCAAGCGATCGCTATATCCGTAATCTGCTACATAAAACAAGCCAACAGTGGTTTCTGCCTTGGCTTGGATTTGACTCCAATTTTGGTAACGTTCCCGCAAAAAGTCTAAGTGATGGTAAAGTAGGGGTCCATGTCCATTGGCAATCATTTTGATGTCGCCAAGTTCGCCCATTTTCTTCATCGCGTTAATTAGCGATCGCGCATTTGGTCCCATCAAGCAATCGTAGTAAAATCGAAAATCTGGTTCGATTGCTTCCAAATCCACATCAAAGGTGTCGTCACTACAATAGTGCATCCCAAAAGCATCGCAAGTATAGAGAGCTTTTGTTTTCTGGTCGAAACTAAATATTGTATCGGGCCAGTGAAGATTTGGCGCACTGACAAACTCAATTACATGTCCGTCACCTAAGTCTACCTTGTCCCCAGACTTGACAATCCGCTTAGAAAAGGGGTCATGTACCAGGTTTTCTAGAAATTGTAACGCCACCTTGGAGGCTAAAACGGTAGCCCTTGGTGCCAGTTGTAATACATCCTCTACCAACCCACTGTGATCGGGTTCAGTGTGGCTGACGATGATGTAATCAATTGCCTTGGGGTTAACAAGTGTTTTTAGGGTTTCTAAATATAGGTCGCGGAATTTGCCGTGGGAAGTATCCACCAAGGCAATACGATCGCCTTTAATTAGATAGGAATTGTAAGTTGTACCATTTTGCAAGCCAAATTCAATGTCAAAGCGATCGCGGTCCCAATCTAAGGAGCGGATTGCTGTTGTGTTTGGTGCAATCTCAACAGTTTGTATAGTTAATCGACGTTGAATGTTCTCTGTGAGGACTACCATTGTTTATCTCCGAGGACTAATCTTCAGCCGTTTTTTTCTTCCTTTATTTTGCTCATAATTATTTTTGTAAAGTTGTATGGAATTTGTTATTTTGCAAAAGTCAACTTGTATTAGATTTTGCTATTTCTTCGGATACTTTTTAACTTGTAAACCCTTGGTTTTAATATGTTCTCTATGGACAATAAATTATAGTTAATCATTCGATTTTATCATGTTAATTTTTTCTACGATATTTTCATAAAAATCAAAAAATAGCCAACAAAAACCCCAGCTATTATTAATCGGGGATATAAATACCAATTAAATAAGAGGCAGAGGGGCTTTTTAGCAATGGGATATAGAAATCCGATTTGATCATTGTTGGCGCAGCCTGTGCTTTGCACTTAAAAGTTTAAGTATATGCAGGGTGTATTTCATAAATAAAATATGAGTCCTATATATGATTTATTTTGGATGAAATTATACTCAAGTAAAGTAACAAGTAATAAGTGAAGATTAAAAATTATTTTCTTATTCCTTACTCATTACTTTAAAGCCGTCGTCGAACGGCGTAGCTGTATATCCCGAATTTTTCGGTAATGATCTATAAATTCAACTCAAATTCTTCTGCACAACTACCCCAAATGTTTGCGCTTACCCCAACTGCCTACTGCCTCGTTATAACGATACTTTTCAACACCCACGTACTTATCTATTCGGGTTGACTACAGTATTTATTTAATTCCGTTGCCATGGAATCTGCCTGTTTTGCTGCAACTGAAGCTTTTTGCAAAGACGAGTCGATTTCATCCTTTGCTTTTTGGATGGTTGCTCTTCCATCTACAGAAGGTTGTGCTGTTTTTGCAGAACCTAATGCTTTAGAGGCTTTCGCAATATTTTGACTTAGGGTTCCAAATACTGTGATAAATTTGGTTTGATAATCTTTTAATTTTGGGTCTTGGAAATTCAGTTCCTCGGTTTTTTTCGTGACATCCTGTAAATCCTGAGCAAGCTTCCTGCTTGTTGTCACCTGCGAACCTTTATTTTTTTCCAGCAGCGTTGTTCCTGCATTCACCTGCCTAATTAGTCGCTCGCATTGTGTAACTTTACTATCGTTGCAACTTGTAATTAGAAATATGAAACTGACAGGAATTATAAGAATAAATTTACGAGTGGTAAACATGGATACCTTATTTGATTAAATCCCAAACAATAGTACCTGATTATTTACGTGTTTTAGTTTTTTTAGAGCCATAGTTGTGGATTTTCCCAAAAAATAGGACAGGCATTTACAGCCTGTCCTCAAAATCTCAGTAATACTGAATTATTAATGTGCCCAAACAATTAGCCGGGGTTCGTAAGCACTGGATAAGTATTTGTGTTTGGGTAATACTCGCAGAGATAAGCCCTGCAAGCCTGATGTATCATAGACTACATCTGCGGTGTAAGTGCTTAAACCATGGGAGTCGATACCTTGGTTTTCCATGACTACAGATTCGCCGTTGACGATTTCACCACTGGCATCGATGGCACCTTGGTATAATTCTACCTGTACATCATCCTTGGTTAATGTTGCTAAGTCGATTTTAGCTTGGACGGTGACAGTCTGGTTAACCTTAATATCACTATCAGATGAGACGTTGATATCTTTGATTTTGAGATTGTACCAATTTTGGCTAAGTTTATTTTTCCACTCAGCTAGTTCTTTGGCTGGAGCGTAGTTTTCGCTAGTTAGAGTATGATAGCGATCGCTGGCGTGGAAGTAAGCGCGTTCTGCGTACTCTCCCACCATTCTCGCTGTGTTGAAGAAGGGACAATTTAAGCGAATTGCATCTTTCATTTTAGCAATCCAATGCCGAGGTAAACCATCAGCATCACGATCGTAAAATAGGGGAACTACTTCTTTTTCTAGTAAATCGTACAGCGCGTTGGCTTCGATTTCATCTTGATATGTCTCATCATCGTACATTTCTCCATGTCCAATTGCCCAACCTGTGCGGACAAAATCGGCTTCATCCCACCAACCATCTAAGACACTTAAGTTAGGCAAACCGTTCATTGCAGCTTTCATTCCGCTAGTTCCGGAAGCTTCACGGGGACGACGTGGTGTATTTAACCAGATGTCGCATCCTGCCACCATTAACCGGGAAATGTGGATGTCGTAGTTGGGAACGAAAACAATTTGTTTTTCTAAACCTTGTTCGCGGATAAAGTGGTTGATTTCCTGAATCAATTCTTTACCGGGGATATCTTTAGGGTGTGCTTTTCCAGCAATCACAAATTGAACTTTTCTGTCTTTGTTTGCCAGTAAAATTTTTCTGATTCTTTCGATATCCCGCATCCACAATGTTGCCCGTTTGTAGGTAGCAAAACGACGGGCAAAACCGATGGTGAAAACTTTAGGATCAAGAACTTCCTGTGCTTGAGCAACTACCGATGAAGAGGCACCGCGATCGCGTAAATGCTTCACTAGGTGTTCCCGTACATATAGAATCATATCTAGGCGACATCTTTCATGGTTCCGCCACAATTCTTCATCGGGAATTGCATCCATGCGTTCCCACAAAGGACTATCAACTCCTACTGATGACCAGTTTGGTCCTAAATAGCGAT includes:
- a CDS encoding diflavin flavoprotein, whose translation is MVVLTENIQRRLTIQTVEIAPNTTAIRSLDWDRDRFDIEFGLQNGTTYNSYLIKGDRIALVDTSHGKFRDLYLETLKTLVNPKAIDYIIVSHTEPDHSGLVEDVLQLAPRATVLASKVALQFLENLVHDPFSKRIVKSGDKVDLGDGHVIEFVSAPNLHWPDTIFSFDQKTKALYTCDAFGMHYCSDDTFDVDLEAIEPDFRFYYDCLMGPNARSLINAMKKMGELGDIKMIANGHGPLLYHHLDFLRERYQNWSQIQAKAETTVGLFYVADYGYSDRLAHSISHGILKTGIGVEVMDITTADVQEIQELAGRASGIVIGMPPSSNISAQAGISSLLAVAKDKQFVGLFEAFGGDDEPIDSLRQKFTSQGIKEGFSAIKIRETPNPDTYQLCEEAGTDLGQRLVRERNIKQVKSLDVNMEKALGRISSGLYIITSQKDGNRSAMLASWVAQASLQPLGFTIAIAKDRAIESFMQVGDKFVLNALEEGNYKELKRHFLKRLLPGADRFGDVKTQTAKNGCPILTDALAYMECEIIDSMECSDHWILYCTVQDGRVSKPDGVTAVRHRKVGNYY
- the glgP gene encoding alpha-glucan family phosphorylase, giving the protein MQPIRTFNVSPSLPERLEPLRKLAYNLHWDWNAESKDLFRRLDPDLWESSHHNPVAMLGTISQDRLTEVVEDEGFLAQMGRAAQQLEDYLQERTWFQKQRTGKPKEYYAYFSAEFGLTDCLPIYSGGLGVLAGDHLKSASDLGLPLLGVGLLYQQGYFAQYLNADGWQQERYINNDFHNMPLHLERNADGSELRIEVDYPGRKVYARVWRVQVGSVPLYMMDTNIEPNNAYDQDITDQLYGGDTDMRIHQEIMLGIGGVRLLKALGYEVTAYHMNEGHAAFSALERTRILIQEKGLSYATAKQLVISSNIFTTHTPVPAGIDLFSPDKVLHYLGYYGNIFGLSPEQFLELGRDNPEDDASAFSMAVLALKMATFSNGVAQLHGVVSRDMFQGLWKDVPVEEVPIGAITNGVHARSCVSKSTQELYDRYLGPNWSSVGVDSPLWERMDAIPDEELWRNHERCRLDMILYVREHLVKHLRDRGASSSVVAQAQEVLDPKVFTIGFARRFATYKRATLWMRDIERIRKILLANKDRKVQFVIAGKAHPKDIPGKELIQEINHFIREQGLEKQIVFVPNYDIHISRLMVAGCDIWLNTPRRPREASGTSGMKAAMNGLPNLSVLDGWWDEADFVRTGWAIGHGEMYDDETYQDEIEANALYDLLEKEVVPLFYDRDADGLPRHWIAKMKDAIRLNCPFFNTARMVGEYAERAYFHASDRYHTLTSENYAPAKELAEWKNKLSQNWYNLKIKDINVSSDSDIKVNQTVTVQAKIDLATLTKDDVQVELYQGAIDASGEIVNGESVVMENQGIDSHGLSTYTADVVYDTSGLQGLSLRVLPKHKYLSSAYEPRLIVWAH